Within the Solibacillus silvestris genome, the region CAGCTTCACAGCATATTGTGACTGATAATGAACAACATGCCCAAAAAGCAATTGGCTGGTTGAAGCAAAAACGTGCAGGCCGTGCAACGTTTTTACCGAAAACAGTCATGCGCTCTCGGAAGATTCATGCACAGCAATTAAGTGATATTCAATCACATCCTGCATATGTTGCTTTAGCATATGAACTAGTGAATTATTCACAGGAAAATACTACAATTATTGAGAACCTTTTAGGTAATGTACTAGTTGCATCTTCTTTAGAAGGCGCGAGTCAAATTGCCCGTTTATGCGGATTTAAGTACCGGGTTGTTACACTTGAAGGAGACATCGTGAATGCTGGTGGTTCCTTAACCGGTGGTGCCGTAAAACAGCAAAGTTCATTGTTCTCGCGAAAAGCCGAACTCGACAAACTCGTATCAACATTAGGGGAAATGGAAACAACAATCCATTCTGCAGAGCATACGGTAGCGACGAAGAAAGAACAGATTGCAGCATTACGACATTCATTGGAAGAGATGAAGCTGCAAGGTGAATCATTGCGTGAACAAGAGCAAATCCACCGTGCGAAGCTTATGGAGCTCGATATGATTGTAAAGAACCTGCAGACGACTGTAACGATTACGCAGTCGGAGCAAACTTCATTATCGACACGTAAAGAATCTTTAAATGAACAACAGGCAGCTGCACAATCACGATTAGCCGAATTAAGTAAAGAATTACAGGAAATTCAGCAAACGGTTGATGAACTGACACTTGCTAAGGCACAGAGTGAAACACAAAAAGATGTGCTGCGTGAACAGTTAGCCCAACAAAGATCTGAGCTTGCTGTTGCACAAGAACAATTAACGCAAGTACAGGCATCGATTGCAGGAATTGAACTGAATTTGTCAAAAGCACAGGCAAATGTCGAAAAAATTTCCCGGGAAATCGACTGGGTGGAATCTGAAGATGGCTTAAACGGGCCATCTGCAGAAGAATTGGCCCAAACAATTGTCGAATGGACGGAGAAAAAAGACGCGTTAACAGAAATTATTCAAAAGAACCGAACAATGCGTTCTACTTTGCATGAGCAAGTTACGGAAAATGAAATCCACTTGCAGGAAATACAACGAGTACACAAAAGCTATGTCGATGCTTTGCGTGCATTGGAGCTGAAATGCAGCCGAATTGAATTTGAAATGAATAGTTTGCAAGAGCAGTTGCTCGAGCAATATGAACTTGATATTTTATCTGCTCAAGAAGAAGCAATCGGCATAGAGGACGAAGAACAAGTTCGCCGGAAAGTAAAGCTGTTGAAGCAATCGATCGAGGAACTAGGTCCAGTCAATTTAACATCGATTGAAGAATATGAGCGTGTTCAGGAACGCTATACATTTTTAAGTGAACAACGCGAAGATTTGGTCGCTGCAAAAGATACGCTGCACAAAGCAATCGGCGAGATGGATGAAGAAATGACAGAACGTTTCAGTGAAACATTTAAACAAATTCGCAAGCAATTCGTCATTTCCTTTAGAGAGCTGTTTGGTGGCGGTACAGCTGATCTGGTGCTGTTGGATCCTAATAATATGTTAGAGACAGGCATTGAAATTATTGCCCAGCCTCCAGGGAAGAAACTACAAAGCTTAAGTCTGCTTTCCGGCGGAGAACGAGCATTAACGGCTATTGCTTTATTGTTTGCGATTTTAAATACGCGACCCGTACCATTCTGTATTTTGGATGAGGTTGAAGCAGCATTGGATGAATCGAATGTTGTGCGTTATAGTGAATATTTACGTAAATTTAGTGAGCATACTCAATTCATCGTCATTACGCACCGTAAAGGCACGATGGAAGGGGCAGATGTTCTGTATGGTATTACAATGCAAGAGTCAGGTGTATCGAAACTTGTATCCGTAAAACTGGAAGAACATGCTGAATTAGTAGCGCAAGGGAGTGGCGGAAGATGAGTTTTTTTAAGCGACTGAAAGAAAAACTGGCAGGTAATAGTGAACAACAAGAACAACATGATCAACAGGTGGATTTGTTACCGCTTGACGAACAAGTACAGGAAGAAAATCGATTAATTGAAACTGTCGAGGAAGAAGATCCTAATTCTGAACAAATTGTTGAAAAAGAACAGGAAGAAACAATTGAACAGCCGGCAATTGAAGAAATTCAACCTGTTGAAGAGGAGATATCGAATCAATCGGACACTGATGTTGTGGAACAACCTCAAAAAGAGTCTGCCTGGTCGATTACACAAAAGTTTAAAGCAGGATTAGAAAAAACACGTAATTCTTTCACTTCTAAAGTAAATGATTTAGTTGCACGTTACCGTAAAGTGGATGAAGATTTCTTTGAAGAACTTGAAGATGTATTGCTGCAAGCGGATGTAGGCTTTGAGACCGTGATGGAATTAATGGATAAATTACGTTTTGAAGTACAGCGTCAAAACATTAAAGATACAAATGGAATTCAAGCGATTATATCTGAAAAGCTTGTTGAAATTTATGAATCTGGCGAAGAAAATTTAACAGAATTAAATATTCAGCAGAGCGGAGATTTAACGGTTATTTTATTTGTTGGTGTAAATGGTGTCGGTAAGACAACGACAATCGGTAAATTGGCCCACCGTTTAAAATCAGAAGGGAAATCAGTGATGCTGGCAGCGGGTGATACTTTCCGTGCCGGTGCCATTGAGCAGCTGCAAGTATGGGGTGACCGTGTCGGTGTAGAAGTCATAGCACAGTCAGAAGGTTCCGATCCGGCAGCAGTAATGTATGATGCCATTCGTGCAGCCAAAAACCGAGGTGTCGATATTTTAATTTGCGATACAGCCGGCCGTCTGCAAAACAAAGTCAACTTAATGAACGAACTTGAAAAAGTGCACCGTGTAATTTCTCGTGAAATTCCGGATGCACCGCATGAAGTATTGCTCGCATTGGATGCGACAACAGGCCAAAATGCGCTTGTTCAGGCTCAAATGTTCAAAGAGGCAACAAATGTAACTGGTATTGTTTTAACAAAACTGGATGGTACGGCAAAAGGCGGTATTGTATTGGCAATTCGCAATAAACTGCGCATCCCGGTGAAATTTGTAGGACTTGGTGAAAAAATGGACGATCTGCAGCCATTCGACGCAGAACGTTATGTATACGGTTTATTTGCCGAGGGACTTGAAAAAGAACTTAAAAAATCAGAAGAGTAATGATTTATTATATTCAAAAAGCAATTCGTATTCATTTTGCGAATTGCTTTTTTGTTGAGAAATGAGTCAATCGACTGATTTTTCTTTTAATTCTAAATTGAGGGGTTGCATTTCGTATTATCTTTTGACATGATAAACTTTACCAAAACGTTTTAGTAAACTTTTACAAAAGGAGTCAAAAATGAAAAAAGTAACAATTGCCGACGTTGCTAAGGAAGCAAATGTTTCGGTCAGTACCGTTTCACAATTTATGAATCAGCGCTATGAGTACATGAGTGTTGAAACACGGGCAAAAATCCAGTTAGCCGTTGAAAAACTGCGCTATCGACCAAATATTTTAGCACGAAGCCTGAAAAACAAAGGCACACAAACAATAGGGATTATAGTTGCCAATATTATGTACACGTTTACTACGCATATCGTCCATCATTTAGAGCGTCAGTTTCAGCAACACGGTTTTCAAGTCATTGTGTGCAATGCAAATGATAACCCGCAACTGGAACGTGAACATATTGATTTGCTGCTCGCAAAGCAGGTAGAAGGATTTATTCTTTTCCCTACAGGCAACAACAAAGATTTGTATGACTATTTATATAACAGTAATATACCGGTTGTATTTTTAGATCGTATGATTGCCAATGTGAAAATTCCAAGTGTTCTATTGAATAATGAAAAAGCAATCGATCTGGCAGTTGGGGAACTGTTAAATAAGGGGTATAGCAATTTAGCTATTGTGGCAGGCTCGATCGAACAAAATATTACGCCACGTGTCGAAAGGCTAGAAGGTTTCCGCAAGGCATTGAATAATAGGGGGATAGCTTATGGAGAACACCAAATAATTGCTACTTCAGCAGAAAAACTGCCTGAACAGTTCAATCATTTGCTTACAGAAGTCAACCTCGACGGTATCATTGCCGGAAATGACCGCATGCTGCTTGCAATTTTACATTATTTAAAAGAACATGCTCCGGATTTTTTAGCGAAAATCGGTATTGCTGTAATTGACGAAATGCCATTAGCTAAATTTATGTCTACAAAATTGACAACGATTGAACAGCCAACAGAAGAAATGGCCAAACAAGCCGTTCATTTGTTTCTCCAAATCAAAAAAAGCGGCTACACAGAAGAATTATTATCCGCATACCGTTTTGATCCCATTTTAGTATAAAAATGATAACGATTGAGGAACTGTATAAGAACAGGTCCTCTTAAATTATAGAATATTATTTTAAGAATAATATTCTAAAAATTAAGAATAGTCCTTGCAAATGTTTGAAAGATAATTTATTATTTTTTAATAAAACGTTTTACTAAATCGTTTTAGCTAAATGTAAACGCATACAAGGGGGAGAAATGATGAAAACAAAAGGGGTTTTAATGCTATTACTTGCATTAACAATATTTTTAACTGCTTGTAATTCTTCAGAAGAAGCACAAACAATCA harbors:
- a CDS encoding chromosome segregation protein SMC, whose amino-acid sequence is MFLKRLEVVGFKSFAERIGIDFVPGVTAVVGPNGSGKSNVTDAIRWVLGEQSAKSLRGAKMEDVIFAGSESRRALNFAEVTLVLDNTDEQVAIPYTEVSVTRRVYRSGESEYLLNNQQCRLKDITDLFMDSGLGKEAFSIISQGRVDEILNSRPDDRRSIFEEAAGVLKYKLRKKKAEHKLVETDENLNRVLDILHEIDQRLEPLKIQASSAKDYVRMTEELKDFDIALMVHDIHTSGKVLQGYTEEQRKLTATEKEQATEIATVEQQLRKMRTELKAIDEVLDSSQEQLVEASAEVERWEGRKALFNEKRSNAEKQIQQLRDSLTEASNTVKDLQEAEREKRGQFTEKQKIVTEIRSTLKQVEQALTRSASEIEQEIEDAKNTYINLLNEEATVKNELKHIDQQLSQEQASVERMTGRSSEIQKELTEALVAKEVTERALEQAEQSVKEQLGHFDVMQLQLKSATADLDEKQALLYKAYQHHQQLKARKETLAELEADFSGFFHGVKEVLLARDRKELQGIEGAVAELIQVEAKYSQAIETALGAASQHIVTDNEQHAQKAIGWLKQKRAGRATFLPKTVMRSRKIHAQQLSDIQSHPAYVALAYELVNYSQENTTIIENLLGNVLVASSLEGASQIARLCGFKYRVVTLEGDIVNAGGSLTGGAVKQQSSLFSRKAELDKLVSTLGEMETTIHSAEHTVATKKEQIAALRHSLEEMKLQGESLREQEQIHRAKLMELDMIVKNLQTTVTITQSEQTSLSTRKESLNEQQAAAQSRLAELSKELQEIQQTVDELTLAKAQSETQKDVLREQLAQQRSELAVAQEQLTQVQASIAGIELNLSKAQANVEKISREIDWVESEDGLNGPSAEELAQTIVEWTEKKDALTEIIQKNRTMRSTLHEQVTENEIHLQEIQRVHKSYVDALRALELKCSRIEFEMNSLQEQLLEQYELDILSAQEEAIGIEDEEQVRRKVKLLKQSIEELGPVNLTSIEEYERVQERYTFLSEQREDLVAAKDTLHKAIGEMDEEMTERFSETFKQIRKQFVISFRELFGGGTADLVLLDPNNMLETGIEIIAQPPGKKLQSLSLLSGGERALTAIALLFAILNTRPVPFCILDEVEAALDESNVVRYSEYLRKFSEHTQFIVITHRKGTMEGADVLYGITMQESGVSKLVSVKLEEHAELVAQGSGGR
- a CDS encoding signal recognition particle-docking protein FtsY translates to MSFFKRLKEKLAGNSEQQEQHDQQVDLLPLDEQVQEENRLIETVEEEDPNSEQIVEKEQEETIEQPAIEEIQPVEEEISNQSDTDVVEQPQKESAWSITQKFKAGLEKTRNSFTSKVNDLVARYRKVDEDFFEELEDVLLQADVGFETVMELMDKLRFEVQRQNIKDTNGIQAIISEKLVEIYESGEENLTELNIQQSGDLTVILFVGVNGVGKTTTIGKLAHRLKSEGKSVMLAAGDTFRAGAIEQLQVWGDRVGVEVIAQSEGSDPAAVMYDAIRAAKNRGVDILICDTAGRLQNKVNLMNELEKVHRVISREIPDAPHEVLLALDATTGQNALVQAQMFKEATNVTGIVLTKLDGTAKGGIVLAIRNKLRIPVKFVGLGEKMDDLQPFDAERYVYGLFAEGLEKELKKSEE
- a CDS encoding transcriptional regulator, which encodes MKKVTIADVAKEANVSVSTVSQFMNQRYEYMSVETRAKIQLAVEKLRYRPNILARSLKNKGTQTIGIIVANIMYTFTTHIVHHLERQFQQHGFQVIVCNANDNPQLEREHIDLLLAKQVEGFILFPTGNNKDLYDYLYNSNIPVVFLDRMIANVKIPSVLLNNEKAIDLAVGELLNKGYSNLAIVAGSIEQNITPRVERLEGFRKALNNRGIAYGEHQIIATSAEKLPEQFNHLLTEVNLDGIIAGNDRMLLAILHYLKEHAPDFLAKIGIAVIDEMPLAKFMSTKLTTIEQPTEEMAKQAVHLFLQIKKSGYTEELLSAYRFDPILV